The Rhizoctonia solani chromosome 4, complete sequence genome contains a region encoding:
- a CDS encoding aromatic ring-opening dioxygenase LigB subunit — translation MIIPDIDTVATNQSSALPLTDDAWETALESLPSAERNNGKIPAFFFAHGSPNLLRDTTGDPLFSNMRSQDINGTLPRFLKKFGPALMDKYNPKGIVVFSAHWEEDEEVLVSNYDENPLLMDYYGFEPWMYRVKFKSRGDPELSERIVNVLKAGGFKSRTLGKTEWRGHDGRRGASGIGVGRLFGTFWGLTIHTFQDWSAWHEDSAAPPYLAFHKALLRALIVQDPTERKKALLSLTSHPAFRISHPREDHFTPLYVAAGAGDIGGSIVLDANYGLASVAFGIENQRNA, via the exons ATGATAATTCCCGACATTGACACCGTGGCTACGAACCAAAGTTCAGCCTTGCCTCTAACAGACGACGCATGGGAGACAGCTCTGGAGTCCCTCCCTTCAGCTGAACGTAATAATGGGAAGATACCTGCTTTTTTCTTTGCTCACGGAA GCCCCAACCTTCTTCGCGACACTACTGGAGACCCCTTGTTCTCTAACATGCGTAGTCAAGATATTAACGGAACTCTACCACGTTTTCTGAAGAAATTTGGACCCGCATTGATGGATAAGTACAACCCCAAAGGCATCGTAGTGTTTAGCGCACactgggaagaagatgaAGAGGTCCTAG TGAGTAACTATGATGAGAATCCATTGTTAATGGATTACTATGGTTTTGAGCCTTGG ATGTACCGAGTCAAATTCAAATCCCGTGGTGATCCGGAGCTTTCTGAGCGAATCGTGAATGTCCTGAAAGCTGGGGGGTTTAAGTCACGTACACTCGGGAAGACAGAGTGGAGGGGGCATGACGGAAGACGTGGGGCTAGCGGAATCGGG GTCGGAAGGCTATTTGGTACTTTCTGGGGGTTAACTATACACACTTTCCAAGACTGGTCAGCATGGCATGAGGACAGTGCCGCCCCGCCGTACCTGGCATTCCATAAAGCTTTGTTGAGAGCCTTGATCGTTCAGGAT CCGACTGAACGAAAAAAGGCCCTCCTATCACTTACTTCTCACCCTGCATTCCGTATTTCTCATCCAAGGGAAGATCATTTCACTCCACTCTACGTTGCGGCCGGTGCCGGAGATATTGGCGGGTCGATTGTGTTAGACGCAAACTATGGCCTAGCTAGCGTTGCATTTGGAATCGAGAATCAGAGAAATGCATAA